The genomic DNA GTTATACAGCGAGAAATCTTTGTTATATATAGCTAAGCTGTAGTTATACACGTATGAAAGATATTGTAAAATAAGGCTGTGCACTTACTGTGATAACTTTCTTGTACTACGATCACATGATGACATAAAGGAAACAGTGGGCGTGTTTGAGTTCGTGCGGCGCTGCGCAAACGTATCGGTTGATGACATAGACATACCGTGAGAGCGATTCGAAGGCAcacttttaaatcgctctcgcgttataTTGATGTCATACGCGGATtgatctgcgcagcgccgcatgaagtcggaACACATCGCGGATCTTCTTCAAACCAGGAAGTGTCAAGAAATCATGTGACCAGGCAACGTTTCTGCCAAAACAATGAATGTATGTGGCGCGACAACATAAATGTTTACCGGTGTGAatagtttgttattttaaaatatatatgttttaatAGAAAAATAAGTTTGGTGACAATATGGGGTGTATGGGCCAGGAAAAGCGTCATCTTTCTGATTTACCGGATGCTCCGGATTTTTGTTCAAGATGGTTTGGATGTTTAAAGAAGTAATCCATTCTCACCCAAAATTCAGCTACATAAGGTACGTGACTAAAGAATGTAACGTATATGCGAGTTTATCCATAACATATCGTATTAAGCATGTTGAAAAATAAATCTAATGTTTAtaatattgtaaaaatattgtttattgctGTCATAGCTCATGTTAGCTCATGTAGATAATAGTAAACCCTTATTGTAAAGTAATACCAAAAAGTCACCTGTCATGATGATTTTTAAACATGCATGATGATGCTGGCTGTTGTGGTGGCAGATGTTTCAACTACTTGTCAGCTGATCCGCTCCATAAACACTTGTAATATCTGTCAGCAGAAATCTGATCATATAGGGTTAACTTGCAGTCATGAGTGTCCAAGCTTATGTTCTGCTCTAAAGATAATGGAAATTTAAAACCAGATTTGTCAATTTGCAGCAGGGGCGTAGCCAGTAATGGGCCAGGGCGGCACTGGCCCGCCCACATAACTCCCTGGCCCGCCCAGGGAAgtttaatcaaaatacattttttgtttatttttattattcaaatgtatttaagaaaatatattaatataatcctGATTTATTGTTGACCGGTGTGTGTATAAtttgctttctaaataaaatggaGTTGTTAAAGCAAGTTGTAGGAAGCCTCCGGAACGTAATTGGTTGCAAGGGGTTCTGACAGGTAGACTCTGTGGGGAGCGACGGGCTCTGGCAGCCAGCCAGCTAACTTTGCTAACTGCTTTTTTAGctaatattaaaattgccacaataatggctaaagtttctttaatgtgttatttaaaaaagcaagagtTGAGGAAGACGATACGCCACTGCCTCCATCTACCGAGTCCTACCAGCTCAGTTCTTCAGACTCATCAACCCACAAGGCGGCTAGTCAGGCGCGCTGGTGGCGCCGGTTGCCGCTTGCTTCCTGGCGGCAGTTCCAGTGCGCTCTCCCGGTCAGCCTGACACAGGTTGACCCGGCGATCTAACGGCAATTGACGAACCACGTACAACCCATGAGTACTACTCGCCTCAAAAacctgtgccttttgttttttgaaaaataactcTGTGACTCTTTGGACTATAATGagatcatttctgttttcaacattaaaccgtcttgttttgtaaaatgaaaacaacaaaggtaAGCCTGTTGTTTAACTCATTTCCTTAATTTTTGCTCGGGAAGTGATTTAACTAAGTGGTGTGTTGTGTATAGATGTATGCCTTATAGGTTaagttacattgtttaatttaaacgagTTGCTATTTTTTGGCACAAAAGCTTAATTTCCACCAGGCTGATTGGACTGTATATGgttgatttaatataaattaggcagtgtgttgttatttatttcaaaccgtgctctgctgagagttttcattatttcaatTTCCTTTTACTTTTAGCCTACTTTATTTCAGGTGAACTGTTTTTGCACTACTGACTAGCCTAAATAAGACTGCCTGGCCTGGTTTGTCTAGCCTTTATTGAGCTATGTGTTGGTTGAACATGTTTagacagtgttttattattgccttcgccgaaaattgcaaaggaAAGATGTCACTATTTTTGCAGATTGTCTATTCTTTTTTTCTACTCTaaggtttaattattatttaagtcattttattctAGGATAAACTATTGGCCCACTCACTTTTGTCCCGGCCCgcccaaaatacaatttctgcctacgcCCCTGATTTGCAGTCTCCGTACACTCACACATCCTTATCACTGCTCTACAAGACTTCATGCTGTCTATCTGAGTGAGTATTTGTTattaatttagaaaaaaaatacatatcaGACTTTACTATCAATATGACTGGAGTCTAATAGATCTTGTAGTCAATGTTGtgtcaaacatgtgttttagatCAATTGCATTATCTGCCTTGTTTATGTCACAGGTTCTGTGGATGCTACGCTTGGTGTATATTTAACTGTTTGTGATCATGGCTCTACCAAACGGTTACTCCGTTAATACAACTTCAGATGACCAAGACAGCGACACGGCACCACTTCTTAAAAAAGAAGTTGAAGAAATCACAGTTGGTCTTTAGTCTTACACATTCCATCTTTTATGTGGTAAACATATACAATATATGAATTTGTCATTACTAAATGTTGTTAAATGTGTTGCAGTTCCTCCCAAATGTTGCTCGGTACGATGCAATCTGGCTGTTATGATGTTCTTTGGCTTTGCTGTGGTCTATGGCCTGCGTGTAAATCTCAGTGTTGCTATGGTTGCCATGGTTAACAACACCGGTAACCAGTCGATTCAAAGCAATATTTCGAATGAATGTCCGGTACCCAATAATTCAATAGACAACAGCAGCCAGAGTTCAGTTCAGCCAGATGGGGTAAGAAATATAATTGACATACATTCTTTCCTGGTTATTCCATGGAATATTCTTCTTTTATAATCAAAATTATCTTCCCAGTTTCCAAGATACGCATGGAGTTCCACGACACAGGGAATGCTGCTAAGTGCTTTCTTTTTTGGATATCTGTTTACTCAAATCCCGGGAGGGTACCTGTCGGGACGCTTCGGAGGAAGCATCTTTCTTGGAGGAGGTGTACTTGGAACAGCAGTCCTTACTCTTCTGACACCACTGTCAGCACAGCTCGGAGCCAACTGGCTGTTTGCCTTACGCTTCTTGGAAGGCTTTGGGGAGGTTAGGGAacatttgtaattttaaaacaaaaatgttttaccaGATTCTTGAAGTATTTAAGCAAACATCAAGTTCTTTGTATGTGCAGGGTGTGACTTTCCCTGCCATGATGGCTATGTGGGCCCGTTGGGCTCCCCCATTGGAAAGATCTCGTCTGATGACCTTCTCTGGTGCTGGATCAAGCTTTGGTGCCTTTGTATCTCTTCCTCTCACTGGCTTCATCTGCCATAATCTGGGATGGCCAGCAGTCTTCTACTTCTGTGGTGAGCTCCTGCTAAACACTCAAGACCATTGCATTGAATACTGCAACACGTATTAAAGGGcttatattatgcaaaatccacttttacaatgtgtttggacataatgtgtgtttgtaaacacaaccaccctacgatGGAAAAAATCCACCTGCTGcttttttttaatccccattagatcaaagcagtctcattagacatgccgttttgattctcttttcaatatgaggtcacattgataaagccccgcaccctaacagtcctgcattaccgtAGTTTCCACCCTCAGTGAGTTGTACTTTGTCCACTAGATACTATTttctcagactgtattaatcagatctatttgaaCTGAAAGCACCCACTGTCTAtttgtaaggaagtgaggagTTGAAACTAacctgaaacttcacagacacattctggtactgatggtcgttttcgaagcactgcttcatgaggcttcgaaacatttacgaatcttttgtttcgaatcagtggttcagagcgtgtttcaaactggcccaagtcacgtgattttagcgaacgaggcttcattacgtcataactgtttcgaaacgtttcgaaaatccgatggttcaccactagggggagttgatcacatgaccagtgtctaatatgtttcggtgaactctggtcagttttattataaaagttcataaaacattcatccttctgactaataacactgccattttgtctattttttgtttatagacagatttaatgacaaaaatgtgcataattaaaagggtacttagttttaatgatttgtttgccctaaataaagctaaaaacacataatacacttttaactatgtcttaattaagtaaaataatttttaaaacatattttaacaaaaatcttgctattattttgtaaaaaaaagtttcaaatgtttggccatatctgcttttactctattttgaccagcaggggtcgccagcgtgtgtggtgtttcaaactgcttcgaaaaactgaatcaattttcgaagctattggttcaattgattcgaagcttcgaaaagcttcgtttctcccatcactacatTGTGGGCACATcagagacttatattacatcttgttaaaatgtcataataggtgccctttaaaggcggggtccatgatctctgaaagccaatgttgatatttgacatCACCTAAacaacacgcccctaccccagtagaatctggaccttcttttgatagacccgccccatacatacgcaacccaggcaacgatgtcagtAGACaagccccttactgctgattggctacaagtgtgtcttggtactcggcccaactctcttttccaaagtgtttttcaaaaattgtgCACCGTgcctttaatatatatatacatgtaatTTCTCACTTTCGTGCTTGTGTTGTTGTTTACCACCAGGTGGTGCTGGTTGCCTTTGGGCACTGTTTTGGTTTATCCTGGTGTCAGATGAACCCAGATCTCACCCAAGAATTAGTGACCAAGAGAAAAATTACATAGTTACCTCAATAGGTCCACAGGTATGAACAAAGTTATGTTTTGAGTTTATGCATTAAGTGTAACCTGTATctaatttatttatacatttgatCAGGCATCACAGGATTTGTGATCAGGCTTTTATATATTGttgtgtatatttgtttttgttctaGGGGACAGCACATGGTTGGTCAGTGCCTTTACGATCAATGGtcttctctgttcctctttggGCCATTATCATTTCACAGATGTGTTCAAACTGGTCTTATTACACACTGCTCACTTCACTTCCTATTTACATGGACACTGTGCTCCACTTTAATATACAGCAGGTGAGATAAATCTGTGTAATCAGTGAGAATATTTATTCTGGGTTTACATATGTGCAAATCAGAGGTCAAATCTATCTtttttggataaaaacatctgccaaatgcataaatataaatgtatttcgTTCTGTTTGTTATTCAGAATTCGTTTCTCTCTGCTCTGCCCTATCTGGGTGGCTGGGTGTTCTCAGTGAGTTCAGGTGTGCTGGCAGACTCCATTCTGGAGAGGAAGGCCATGAGTGTCACAGCTGTCCGAAAAATCTTCACTTTCATCGGTATGTGATTTGTGAGCTTTGACTGTCCTTGCTGATTTGCTGCTGAGTCATTCAGTTACTTTCTGTATACTTCATGAGGAACCTGGGGTCGGATTCATAAAAatgttcttaaaataaaaaatgagaagtTTGGaggaatgtttttttaagtgcaattctcgaaaacatatattttttaaagaatataatGATAGGCTTTGACATGTATATATCTATACTGTTCATGAGGAAACAATAAACTTGTATACATTAACCTTTGTTTAAGCACCTCATGATCATATAAACATGTGATTATGTAAATGACTTTCACATGCTATATAGAAGATTAGATTATTGATTATTTGCtaataatttaaaggacaagttctgtattttacacttaaagccctgttttcagattgtttatgatgaaatagaacggttttgactgaaattttggaccgagaattttggggtgcttgttgtttcacctcccacctctacaatggctgcataggtgcactggaacaatccctcccaaaatgcattaaactttcgtttacaaagatgtgaaactcaccgagtggtcaggggtgttcactgaaatgctcacacaaaaatcgctgcaaaagatgctttccaacaggtgttttaccattcattgtaaacttgtggacctattttttcaaacgcgtcacacccgtacattcttctgctgagagcttgaataatagacactccagcccagttggtggcggtaatccgcctttgccaattgcaagaatacaaacaaggttcccggcgcggagtaataccgtacatCACtacacatctaatacaagtcaatgaagttggacaaacactacaatgaaacctgttggaatgcgtcttttgcagcgatttttgtgtgagcatatcagtgaacacccctgaccactcggtgagtttcacgtctttgtaaacgaaagtttaatgcattttaggaaggattgttcctgtgcacctatacagccattatagaggtgggaggtgatacaagaaacacccgaaaattcttgggccagcatcatatgtccaaatttcagtcaaaactgttctatttcatcataaacaatctgaaaacaggcttttagtgtaaaatactgaacttgtcctttaatagcAAATTTAATATGTAGTACATTTTTTGCCAGTAAAAAGAACTTATTATGAGTAAGAGTAGATAGTAATGTCAGGCAGTTTCACTAGatcattattatatatataaaaatcttTGAAGAGAAAACTTAATAAACTTATAAAACATCTTGTGAGATTTGAGACATCTGTAAGGTTATCCTTacttcaaaaatatttataaacattttattgaaaggggacataccatgaaaatttgacttttcatgtttaagtgctttaattgtgtccccagtgcttttatgaacctaaaaatgtgaattagatcaacccagtaagtaacttagttttagtaaaccattctctgcaagaatgtgaaaaataagtcattgaaatttggctcccctggtgatgtcagaaggggataataccgccccacAAAACTGCCAATTGgtacagagatcaactcatttgaatgttaaaggacacacccaaaagtctcacatttttgctcacagctacaaagtcacaattttaacatgctataataaatgatctatatgatattttgagctaaaacttcacttatgtactctgggaacaccaaagatttatttgacatgtttaaaaagtcttatgaaatgtcccctaAAGTCAAAAGAGCAATCCCTGTTTTCAGGCACCATAACAAGACAAAAGTGTCATTCAGTTATATGGTGGCTACAATGTTTACTATATTTCTAAAAACATAGATATctgatattttaatataaatgaatTTACTGtcttaaacaaaatttttttttaatgtttttctgCTTAAAATGAATAGATGCATCAGGGTACGTGCTGCTGTAAACTGTAATAGAGATTATTAGTGATTTTATTACTTGACTTTGTCTTTGGACTGTAGGTCTGTTTCTGCCCGCTGTTTTTCTGGTTGCTGTGGGCTTCTCAGGCTGTAGTGGCGCTCTGGCCGTGACTTTTCTCACTGTGTCCAGTGCGTTTGGAGGTTTCAGTGCTGCTGGAGTCTTCATTAACCAGATTGATATTGCTCCACGGTATAAACCCAATGCTTTTTGACTAAGTTGTATCAGTCTACACAATCAGTAATCTTTGCAGGCCCTACTTTTGTTGCATGATTCATACTGTATAACCCTATATGCCAgtatacagggagtgcagaattattaggcaagtagtatttttgaggattacctttgttattgtacaactacagtgctcctggtcaactcaaaatgttaacaaaccctcaaacctgaacatttaagtagtaaaagtaaaattttggctttattaagagaatatttctatgtacatcattattaggcaactattagtgtgcagaattatta from Misgurnus anguillicaudatus chromosome 20, ASM2758022v2, whole genome shotgun sequence includes the following:
- the LOC129455399 gene encoding sialin, yielding MALPNGYSVNTTSDDQDSDTAPLLKKEVEEITVAVPPKCCSVRCNLAVMMFFGFAVVYGLRVNLSVAMVAMVNNTGNQSIQSNISNECPVPNNSIDNSSQSSVQPDGFPRYAWSSTTQGMLLSAFFFGYLFTQIPGGYLSGRFGGSIFLGGGVLGTAVLTLLTPLSAQLGANWLFALRFLEGFGEGVTFPAMMAMWARWAPPLERSRLMTFSGAGSSFGAFVSLPLTGFICHNLGWPAVFYFCGGAGCLWALFWFILVSDEPRSHPRISDQEKNYIVTSIGPQGTAHGWSVPLRSMVFSVPLWAIIISQMCSNWSYYTLLTSLPIYMDTVLHFNIQQNSFLSALPYLGGWVFSVSSGVLADSILERKAMSVTAVRKIFTFIGLFLPAVFLVAVGFSGCSGALAVTFLTVSSAFGGFSAAGVFINQIDIAPRYAGILLGITNTFGTVPGVVAPIVVGYLTTDKQHLVLGWNHVFWLSGAVSAFGAIFFVIFGTGKIQSWAGTDQEAETDICR